The Polaribacter sp. KT25b genome contains the following window.
TTTTTGGCTGAAGATCTTTCCAATCCTTTAGATATTTTTCATCTAACGTTTTCTTATAAAAGAAATGTAAATCAATACCGTTTTTAATCTTTAAAATATCATGAATATATGCTGGATCTGCGGCCCACACAAAATCGTGAACTCTTGGCGCTTTAAAATGCCAAGTTAATTTATCACCTTCTGGTAAACTTAAAGCAGCACTTTTATCTTCATAACCATGACCAATTTCTTGCGGATTTTGCAAATATCCTGTACCTCCAATTGTAAAGCTTTTATCAATATGAATTGTTACATCAAAATCTCCCCAAACTCCTTGAAACTCTCTAGCAATATAAGGTGGAGTTTGCCATCCTTGAAAATCATATTCTGCCATTTTTGGATACCATTGCGCCATAGAAAGCGCAACACCTTCTTTGTTATTTCTACCAGATCTACGAACTTGAACAGGAACTTGCGCATCAAAATTCATATCAAAAGTTACACTTTCACCAGATTTAATTGGTTTATTTAAAGTAACTTCTAAAATTGTACCTACAGTTTCAAAACTAACTGCTGCTCCATTTTGTTTTAGTTCATTTACCTTTATATACCCTATTTCATCTGGTTTTAATTTACTAATTCTATCACCAACTCTACCATCTGGATCTTTAATATTTAACGAACGAACATCCATTTGAGAACCTGGCTGAAATGCATTAAAATACAAATGATAAAAAACTTTATCTAATTCATCTGGCGAATTATTAGTATAAACAAGTTGTTGTTTCCCCTTGTATTGATAGTTGTTTACATCCATATCAATGTCCATAGTATAATCTACATGCTGTTGCCAATATGCTGATGTTACATTTGAAGCATTTTGCTTATTTATTACGTTTTTTGTTTCACTACAAGAAGCAAATAACAAAGAAGCAAAAATTATTGATAAAAATTTCCTCATAATTGATCGTCTTTTAGGTTGATTATTTACCATTTACCATTTTGTCTGCCATTAATAAAGCATTATAAGCATTCACTACTCTACCAGAAACTGACAAATCTGTAAACGGTACTTTTTCTCCTATTGGGTTTGCTCTACTTTGAGAACCTGGTTTCACAACATCAATAGTAATTAAAGTTCCAGAATTCATTAAAATATGTTTTACTTGACTTGCTGATAATTTAGGATAATAAGAACGCACTAATGCTGCAACACCAGCTGTTGAAGGCGCTGCCATTGATGTTCCACTAAACTTTTGATATTCATTTCCTGGAGTTGTAGAGTAAATTTGAACACCTGGAGCAAAAACATCTACATTTACTTTACCATAATTAGAAAAACTTGCTGGTAAGTTTTCATTATAATTAGAACTCATAGCTCCAATTGTAAGAACATTATCAGAAATTTCTGTTTTTAAATCTTTAGAATCATTAGGGTACGTTAATTCTTCGTCAATATTTTTACCATCATTTCCTGCTGCATTTACAATTAAAACATCTTTAGAAGCTGCATATTTAATTGCATCCCAAACCCATTCTTTTTTTGGAGAATATCCTTTTCCAAAACTAGTATTTAAAACTTTTGCACCGTTATCTACTGCATAACGAATTGCTAAAGCAACATCTTTATCATATTCATCTCCATCAGGAACTGCTCTTACCGCCATAATTTTTACATTATTTGCAACTCCGTTCATTCCTATTTCATTATTTCTAACTGCTGCAATAATTCCAGAAACGTGAGAACCATGAGCTTCAGATTTTATAGTGTTACCTACTTTATTATCTCCATATATAGTAACTTCCATAGTGTTTTCATCATCACCTATAGCAGTTCTATAATTCTTTTTAAGACCATCTCCACTTAATAAATCATCTGCAGTTTCAACTAATTTAGAAAGCTCATCTATAGCTTGTTGCAAAGAATTTAAACCAAAACCAAACATCTGCTTAGCAACTGTTACACTTTGCACTACTTCTGGCGCTGTAGATGTAATTGCTAAAACATCTTCTTTAGTATATTCTGTTTTATTTAACTCTTTTTTGATAGTTTCATCAGCATTTTGAACACCAGCTAACATCTGGCCATATCTTTGCTTGTTCATTTTTGCTTCCTCAACAGTTTTATCATAAGCTATTTTTGCTCTTTCTGCTGTTTCTGTATCTGCAATAGAAGGGTTTGCAATAATACGAGTTAACTCAGTATTTTCTTTATAGATCGATCCTAAAAAGTTCCATCCATTAATATCATCAATAAAACCATTTTTATCATCATCAATTCCATTTCCTGCAATTTCTTTTGAATTAACCCAAGCGTTTCCACTTAAATCTTCATGAGTTAAATCTGTTCCAGAATCAATAACACCCACAACAACAGTAGTTCCTTTTTTTCCTGTTAAAAATTCATATGCTTTGTCAACGCTCATTCCCGGAATAGAATCCTTTACCAAATCTAAATGCTGCCAATTTTGACTTTCAGCTTCTGTTAACGGCATTTTTTTTGCTGTTGCAGAAATAGCATCTGTAGATCCTGTTGGAACAGAAATTTTTGCTATGGATTTACACCCTGTAAATGATAAAACTGCTAAAGCAGAATATAAAAATAGTTTATTTGTTTTCATCTTGTTTAATTAAATATGTTTGTAAATTTATGAATTTCGTTTAATCGTACTCCTTTTTCTGTATGTTTTACTGTACAAATTTCATTGCTTGCATCATGTTCTAAAAAAAGGTAATAATTATTATCTGCAGCTTCATTTAAAAAAGCCGCTTTTTCCTTTAAAGTAAGTAAAGGTCTTGTATCATAACCCATTACGTAAGGCAAAGGAATATGCCCAACAGTTGGCAATAAATCTGCCATAAAAATTAATGTTTTGCCTTGATATTCTATTTTTGGCAACATTTGTTTTTCTGTATGCCCGTCCATAAATAACACATCAAAACCAACTTGATCTTTTGCATTTCTGTGGATAAAATTTAATTGTCCGCTTTCTTTTATTGGATTGATGTTTTCTTTGAAGAAGGATGCTTTTTCTCTAGGGTTTGGTTCTGTTGCCCATTTCCAATGTTTATCATTAGACCAAACTTTTGCATTTTTAAAAGCCGGAATTAATAATCCATTTTTATCTCTTTGGATAACTCCACCACAATGATCAAAATGTAAATGTGTTAAAAAAATATCTGTAATATCGTCTCTATGAAAACCATGTTTTGCAAGTGAAGCATCCAAAGAAAAACCACCAAATAAATAATAATAACTAAAGAATTTTTCTGATTGTTTGTCGCCTAAACCTGTATCAACTAAAATTAAACGATTTCCATCTTCTATAAGCAAACTACGCATGCTCATATCTATTAAGTTATTAGAATCTGCTGGATTTGTTTTTTGCCAAATTGATTTAGGAACAACACCAAACATTGCACCACCATCTAATTTAAAATTGCCCGTTTCTATAGGATATATCTTCATTATAAGAAATTAAAATCATTAAAAATTATCTATAAAAATAATCAATTAATGATTTATAGAAGCATCAAAACTAAAGAGATTTTAATATTTACAAAGATGAAGAAAAAAAGATGTTTTTTTGTTAAAAAAATCTAAAGGTTTATACAGGAATATTCATTTAAAAAGTTTTTAAACTCTAATGAAATTGAATTTAAGCTTGATTTAACTTTTACTGAAAGATTCGTTTTTAAAAGCATAATAGGTGTCTTTTTATAATGAAACAAAAATATGACACTCATTAATCTCTACTATTTATTTTCGATAAAAGGAACCATTTTTCCGATGAATTAAAGCTGTTAAAAAAAGAAAATAATTATTCTTTTATTTCTATTTCCTGATGAATTTCATTTCCAAAATTATCTGTAACAGTAAGTAAATAAGTACCAATTGTTGGTTTTATGGCAAAATCATGTACTTCTTTTGTAGTTCCTAGAAATGTGTTATTTACAGACCAAAATAAGGTAACATCTTTATTTGAATGTGCTACTTTTAAAATGAGTTCATTTTTAGTTCCATCAAAGTTTTTGGGTAAAAAAATGGTACTTTTTTCTGTTGGATATAAAAACTTCATACTATTATTAGAATTCCCTAAACAATCCATTCTATACTTTGGTAAAGACTTATAAAACGGATTGTTGTCTTTGTAATAATATTCCATCAATGGCGGTAAAACAAACCATGATTTTTGCTGAATACTCTCGAAACTTTCACAAGAAGTATTTACCTGATAAGAAGCTGTTTTATCAACATTTACCAAAACATGAAACGGACAAGGCGCAGTTTTTAATCCAGAATTTTGAATAAATTCGAACTTTATGTCTTCACAAATTTCTGTAGCTCTATAACCGCTTTTTGTACAAATTTCTACTTGAGTCATTTCATCAAAAGGTTTCTCAAACCAAACTGAATTTGGTAATTTATCAAACACATCAAACAAAATAGGCGCTGCAGTTTGCACGCCAACCAAACCAGGCCTTCCTTCTCCATCTGCATTTCCTACCCAAACACCAACCACAAAATCTTTGGTAACACCAATTGCCCAAGCATCTCTAAAACCAAAACTAGTTCCTGTTTTCCATGCTATTTCTTTGGATGAATCAAAAAACTCCCAATTCTCTTCTGCATTTGGTCTGTTTACATCTTTTAAACTTTCAAAAGTTAGATAAATAGAAGCTGCATCAAAAATTATTTTTTCTGATGTTTTTTTACCAAAATCAATTTTATTATCCTTAAAAAAAGTAGGTTCAGAAAATTCATTTTTAAAATATCTGCTAGAATTTTCTGAGAAATGATTTATAGTTGAAGCCATTGACGCATAACTTTTACATAAATCCCACAAGTTGCTTTCTGCGCCACCTAAAGCCAATGTTAATCCATAATAACTGGCG
Protein-coding sequences here:
- a CDS encoding M1 family metallopeptidase, producing the protein MRKFLSIIFASLLFASCSETKNVINKQNASNVTSAYWQQHVDYTMDIDMDVNNYQYKGKQQLVYTNNSPDELDKVFYHLYFNAFQPGSQMDVRSLNIKDPDGRVGDRISKLKPDEIGYIKVNELKQNGAAVSFETVGTILEVTLNKPIKSGESVTFDMNFDAQVPVQVRRSGRNNKEGVALSMAQWYPKMAEYDFQGWQTPPYIAREFQGVWGDFDVTIHIDKSFTIGGTGYLQNPQEIGHGYEDKSAALSLPEGDKLTWHFKAPRVHDFVWAADPAYIHDILKIKNGIDLHFFYKKTLDEKYLKDWKDLQPKTAELMDYYSKHVGQYPYKQYSVIQGGDGGMEYAMATLITGQRGFGSLFGVTAHEMAHTWFQFLLASNESLHPWMDEGFTTYISNKASNEILESGKENPHSGSYRGYNYVVNNNLEEPLTTHADRYNTNTAYSIASYSKGNIFLSQLEYVIGKENVAKGLKQYFTNFSFKHPTPNDIKRTMEKVSGIDLGWYLNEWTETTHTIDYGVKSVEGNEITLERIGQMPMPIDIEVIYTDGTKQSYNIPLEMMRGNKPTTATILKDWGWAYPTYTFKAAKKVKSVEIDASKLMADINDENNVFEVK
- a CDS encoding S8 family peptidase — encoded protein: MKTNKLFLYSALAVLSFTGCKSIAKISVPTGSTDAISATAKKMPLTEAESQNWQHLDLVKDSIPGMSVDKAYEFLTGKKGTTVVVGVIDSGTDLTHEDLSGNAWVNSKEIAGNGIDDDKNGFIDDINGWNFLGSIYKENTELTRIIANPSIADTETAERAKIAYDKTVEEAKMNKQRYGQMLAGVQNADETIKKELNKTEYTKEDVLAITSTAPEVVQSVTVAKQMFGFGLNSLQQAIDELSKLVETADDLLSGDGLKKNYRTAIGDDENTMEVTIYGDNKVGNTIKSEAHGSHVSGIIAAVRNNEIGMNGVANNVKIMAVRAVPDGDEYDKDVALAIRYAVDNGAKVLNTSFGKGYSPKKEWVWDAIKYAASKDVLIVNAAGNDGKNIDEELTYPNDSKDLKTEISDNVLTIGAMSSNYNENLPASFSNYGKVNVDVFAPGVQIYSTTPGNEYQKFSGTSMAAPSTAGVAALVRSYYPKLSASQVKHILMNSGTLITIDVVKPGSQSRANPIGEKVPFTDLSVSGRVVNAYNALLMADKMVNGK
- a CDS encoding MBL fold metallo-hydrolase → MKIYPIETGNFKLDGGAMFGVVPKSIWQKTNPADSNNLIDMSMRSLLIEDGNRLILVDTGLGDKQSEKFFSYYYLFGGFSLDASLAKHGFHRDDITDIFLTHLHFDHCGGVIQRDKNGLLIPAFKNAKVWSNDKHWKWATEPNPREKASFFKENINPIKESGQLNFIHRNAKDQVGFDVLFMDGHTEKQMLPKIEYQGKTLIFMADLLPTVGHIPLPYVMGYDTRPLLTLKEKAAFLNEAADNNYYLFLEHDASNEICTVKHTEKGVRLNEIHKFTNIFN